From Actinomyces slackii, a single genomic window includes:
- a CDS encoding aspartate-semialdehyde dehydrogenase: MSQQTSQRSAVINEYEGPADGVVVAVVGATGQVGRVMQAMLAERDFPARGVRFFSSARSAGTVVDFRGARVEVEDVASADLSGIDVAIFSAGGGTSKEHAPRFAAAGAVVVDNSSAWRKDPEVPLVVSEVNPEALADRPKGIIANPNCTTMAIMPALKALHEEAGLVRFIASTYQAVSGSGRAGVAELAGQVRAVVDQDMEGLGVDGRAVEFPEPSVYVDTIAFNAVAWAGGDAGDGSGETDEEQKLRNESRKILGLPELRVSGTCVRIPVFSGHGVSVSAEFAREITPERAREILAAAPGVTYDDVPSPLKGAGRDGTFVGRVRADQAWDEGHGISFFAVGDNLRKGAALNAVELAELVAAELRG; this comes from the coding sequence ATGAGCCAGCAGACCAGCCAGCGCAGCGCAGTGATCAACGAGTACGAGGGCCCCGCCGACGGCGTGGTCGTGGCCGTGGTGGGCGCCACCGGCCAGGTGGGTCGAGTCATGCAGGCCATGCTGGCCGAGCGCGACTTCCCGGCCCGTGGCGTGCGCTTCTTCTCCTCGGCCCGCAGCGCCGGGACGGTGGTGGACTTCCGCGGGGCGCGCGTGGAGGTCGAGGATGTGGCGAGTGCGGACCTGTCCGGCATCGATGTGGCCATCTTCTCCGCCGGTGGGGGCACCTCCAAGGAGCACGCCCCCCGCTTCGCCGCCGCCGGCGCCGTCGTGGTGGACAACTCCTCGGCCTGGCGCAAGGACCCCGAGGTGCCGCTGGTGGTCTCCGAGGTCAACCCGGAGGCGCTCGCCGACCGCCCCAAGGGGATCATCGCCAACCCCAACTGCACGACCATGGCGATCATGCCGGCCCTCAAGGCTCTGCACGAGGAGGCCGGCCTGGTGCGCTTCATCGCCTCGACCTACCAGGCGGTCTCCGGCTCCGGCAGGGCCGGTGTGGCCGAGCTGGCGGGGCAGGTGCGCGCCGTGGTGGACCAGGACATGGAGGGCCTGGGCGTGGACGGCCGCGCCGTGGAGTTCCCCGAGCCGAGCGTCTACGTGGACACCATCGCCTTCAACGCCGTGGCCTGGGCCGGCGGGGATGCGGGCGACGGCTCCGGTGAGACCGATGAGGAGCAGAAGCTGCGCAACGAGTCCCGCAAGATCCTGGGGCTCCCGGAGCTGCGGGTCTCGGGCACCTGCGTGCGCATCCCGGTCTTCTCCGGGCACGGGGTGAGCGTCTCGGCGGAGTTCGCCCGCGAGATCACCCCGGAGCGCGCCCGCGAGATCCTCGCCGCCGCCCCCGGCGTCACCTACGACGACGTCCCCAGCCCCCTCAAGGGCGCCGGCCGCGACGGCACCTTCGTGGGCCGCGTGCGCGCCGACCAGGCCTGGGACGAGGGGCACGGCATCAGCTTCTTCGCCGTGGGGGACAACCTGCGCAAGGGCGCCGC